The Juglans regia cultivar Chandler chromosome 16, Walnut 2.0, whole genome shotgun sequence nucleotide sequence GTGCAACCAGTTATGAATTTTGCATGCCCTGCGTAAGTTCCTTGAAGGATTTGTTCAATGTTTTGTGGTAGTATTCATATTCAccaccccccccaaaaaaaaaaaaaaaaaaaaaagaaaaagaaaaaaagaatagaagtTTGTCTTAAAATCTCCATAAACTGGTTTCAGTGTATATTATTCATCATggtgttttttttcttgaaaaatacagGGAGACCATTATGGACTTGACACTTGACAGTGATTGTGTAGAATATTTTACATTCCCCTAGTAtctaaattatcattttgtacatatgttcttttttttttggaaaaaatatctTCCTTTTGTCCACTTGTTCTCAAAATTTTCAGGGGTAAGATTTTAACGCATGTGTATGTATCAGGTACATCAATGAGTTGATCGAATACCTTTTGCTTGCTGCTAAAGATGACAGCCTTAAAGGGGGAAGTAGTTATAATTCAACCAATGAGGCAACTCATCCTCATGATCATCCTCTTGCATCAGGGGGTGTACAGGATGTGGATTCTACCTCAAGGAAGCATTTATCCTCTAATCAAGGGACTGATACGATAATGGCTAAAATTGGCAATCAAATAGAAACATCCTTGGATTACTGCACTGAAAGGCCTGTGAAATACCAGTCTGCTGATTGGGCACGAATGCTGGAGGCTGCAACCCAGAGAAGAACTGAAGTTCTTACCCCTGAAAATCTTGAGAACTTGTGGACGAAaggaagaaattataaaaagaaagagcagAAGAATATTAAAGTAGGTTCTCAAGATCCTATAAGAAAGGGTTCTGGAATAAATTGTGCTGTATCCAGTAAAGACCTGGGAAAGGAAATGTTAGCCAACAGGCATGAAATGCCTATGGGAAAAGAGGAGGTAGGTATAAAGCAGCTAAGTCATCGACTAAGTGTTGAGGATATGTTAAGTGATGGGAATGAAACTGAAGAAGATTTCTCTCAAGCTCCTAACAAGGAATTCTATTTCGAGGGAGGGAATCTTCTTGATGTGTTGGAGCATACTAGTAGTCTTGTAACTGATGGAAATAAACATCCGCTCAAGAGATCTAATAGCACTTCTGCTTTGGTACCCCAACCTGATACAGAGAAGAAATCAAAAGGAGGACATGGAGGGCTCATTATTTCTGAGTTCTACGGCCCCAATTTCGGCCAGCACAGTGGAGAAAATAGTGGTAAGACTGCTTCGGATGTGGTGCTTCACCGTGAAGCACAAGAAGTTCCCAAGCTCAAGTGCCGGGTGAGAATTCTTTTGCTGTAAATGTCGTGTGATTAAAAACTTATAACTGAGCTCGCAGTGGAATCCTCAGGAAAGATGATATTAATTAAGTTGCTTTCTTGTATTTGCTATATAAATGCTTTCCCCGAGTCTAACTTGACTCTTGTGTTGTCTACTTCTCTGCAGGTCATGGGAGCATATTTTGAGAAACTTGGGTCAAAATCTTTTGCAGTTTATTCAATTGCAGTGACAGATGCAGAAAATAAGACTTGGTTTGTCAAAAGAAGGTTGCGTTCACAtctatcataattttatcatggttACTATAGTAtggttttatattattttaaaattataaaaaaaaaaaaatatttttctctaacAGCTGCTTTTAATTGCAAACGAAGTTCGTGAATTCAAGATTATCTTCAGTCCATCTGTATCTGGAGGTTTAATTGTTCTATtgacaatattattattgtgcAGATACAGGAATTTTGAGCGATTGCATCGGCATCTTAAAGACATTCCTAATTATACGTTACATCTGCCTCCAAAAAGGATATTCTCATCAAGCACAGAAGATGCTTTTGTTCATCAGCGCTGCATTCAGCTTGATAAATATCTGCAAGTATTAAGTAGCCCCTGCTGTGTTGTTCTTGTAGGAATTCAATTTTGTACATATTTCTGTTGCTCTTAATCTGCTGTCTTTCCCAGGATCTCCTGTCAATAGCTAATGTTGCTGAACAGCATGAAGTGTGGGATTTTTTGAGTGTTTCCTCTAAGGTGTGCATCTTCTTGAAATTTGTTAGATCAATTTTAGACAAGGGTTTTTGGTGTGCGTgttgcctaatttttttttcttttgtgaagaATTACTCTTTTGGGAAATCTTCCTCAGTGATGAGAACCCTGGCAGGTATGTGGTTATCCTTCTTGGTTTCTGTATCCCCCTAGCTATTTCTGTGTCTATGTTGTAACTATTTAGTGTGGTGGCATGCAAATCATTCTGCTGGTGATCAATATCTGTTACCTCTCTGAATTGCTAGTTAGTTTGTATAAGCCTGATGGTGCAATACAAGTTGATGGACTGCTGATAGATTGTTGTCAGTTCTGGGAAAATGGATACTAGTTTTATTTAGTGGTGGTTGttgtcaataaaaataaataaatactgacAGTGGTTGGCTTGCTAAACATGTAATTCGGAAAGAGTTTTGCTGATTATGTAATATGGGGACTGAACTGACGCTTCTAATCAGAGGTTCTTAATATGAGTGCGTCTTTCTTCCAACTCCCTCTTTTTGGGGGATAATAGACATGTCAATACTGAAAGTGGAGGGAATAGCATGAACCTAGGGATATAGTTTGTATACAAGAATGGCCCTTACCTACCAAACAAATCAACTTCTTAAGATGAACAGCATTCATAAGGATACAGAAAGACTTTATCATAAGAAACATCGTCGGTAGCCAGGATGATAATGATTTAGGGTACAATTTGCGACACTACCCCTTTCGCTACCATTTGTCATTCCCCATGTCCTATTATTAACATAGACAGTTTTCCATCTATATGTAAAGTAGGCTGTTACTTATGGATTTTTAAGTtggttattagttttttttttctcactttaaATCTTTAATTGCCTTTGGAATTTGCTTTTCTGGGAAGGAAAATTTTACTGGCTTCTTCACATAGTTACTGATGAATAAAGACACATTATCCTGGATGGTATCAACCATCTATCGGAAAGAGAGGCTGATTATTTGTTCAAAATTGTGCCTGCTCTTTTGCTTTCTGGCCACTTGTTTGAGGGGGAGCCTTTTTGTGAACAACAGCGTTACCTTTTAATTTCTTAGTACATGCTTCATAGAAAAGGAGAGTAGAACCATAatacttcatcttcaaattttcttaaaacCCCTCATCGATGGTTTCTGTAGCTGTTCAAGACGATAATTGTTTGTCCTATGAACAAAATGTTGATCAATGTGCCAATTTTTCCTTTGCTTATCATTTTCCTCCTACATTTTActattaatttctaatttggACAATTCAAACAGTCAATGTGGATGATGCGGTGGATGATATTGTTCGTCAATTCAGAGGAGTTTCAGATGGATTAGTGCGTAAAGTTGTTGGTCCATCACCCTCTAACGAGGCTTCTTCTTCAGCAACAATCAGGAACTTGCCCTGGAATGTGGATGAGATAAATAGACACATTTCAAGTCATTATTCTGTAGAAACTACGAATAGTTTTTCTGATAATGATGAAGGCCACAAGGATGAGAATGATGTCCTCAAGGAAGTCAATAGTGTAAATGTTAGTGGGTGGCATTCAGACAATGAAGTGAATTCGAAGAGTTTTCCACCTCGGGTAATCAAACATAGCAAAGAGCCTATGAACTCAAGTTCTGAGAAGAGACATGATTTAATGGTGAAATCTGGAATACGCGGAGGTGGATTTCCAGTAACAAGTTTAATCTCAGATCATTTGGAGGACCCAGTTGGAATGCCACCTGAGGTATCATGAGTTTAGccaagttcattttcttttccattttatgAATAACATCTACTGTCAAGATACCCTGTATATTCCGTAATACCTATCCTAGTTCATGTAACCAACTAATATTGCCATCGTtgtgtgtttttgttgttttttgaaaCATTGGTTGTTTACGGTTGGATTTTCTTACAGTGGACTCCACCTAACGTCAGTGTTCCTCTGTTGAATCTAGTCGATAATATATTTCAGCTCAAGAGAAGAGGCTGGCTGAGGTGAGCAATTACTGTGCATTAATCAGAATTTTTTAACTCAGTCATATAACAATGGAGACTTGTTTATATGCTGTACTAATGCATTGTCTTCCAGTTTgcagaattatttttaaaattgtactATGCTGTATGCCTTTTTTTGGGACGAGAGTCTCTGTTATATTCATTTGTTTTGGAGTATATGTGAAGCATGCTCAAGCTTTTCACTGAGTTGATGTTTCTGGAAATGCTTGGTGCAGATGGTGTAGCATTGTTCTCTCTTTAAAATTCTTTCTTGCCTGTATTATTTATTGGTTACTCTATCCCTGAATCTGCcttgttgtgtgtgtgtgtgtgcgcgcgtgcTCACATGTGTGTTCTTGTAGTTGGTTCCTACATTCCTCATTTAGTTCTCTTTTTGTGTCACTGTGATCACCTTCAGCATTTAATCTCTTAAGCATCTTGTCTTTGGGCATGATTCAGTTGGTATGATGGTTGTGCCATGCGTCAAGCTTGGCTTGGTTCTCAATTATGTTTTTTCCACTGCTGTTTTCTTTTCTGAGGGATGTGCTTTTTTCGgatttttcccttttatttgtGATATTCCATTTTTTCACCTAAGACGTATTTATaactgatctttttttttttttttcttattttgattaaGTTAGAGGAGAAAAGAATTTTCTCTCCGTACTACCAAAACTCCGATGAAGAAAAgttctcttttccttttggtGATATTCTGGTGCATGTAGTGGTGAGTTAGTGTTTGATTTTAGTGAGTTGTGGGTACTGCGAAGCAAGTAGTTATTGAATCTAAGTTTTTTGAGGTAGTAAGGGATGGTAGTTTTGTATTCTTGACTGAGAAAGGATGTAAGGTGGTGAAAGAGATTAGGCTGGGTCTAGGCACGACAAGGTGGTTCATCAAAGCATTGGAGGATTGCTTGAAGGCTGTGAAGGAGTTCTATTCTGCACATAGGGAAGGAAGGGCTATGTTGCACAGAGATGCCACAACTCACGATGATGCTTCATGGCATTGATGGAGTATGGTGGGGGTAGGTATCGGAACTTATTCGTACTAGAGGATAGGGAGGGAAAGGTTTGGAGGAAGCTGGTGGAGGTTATGAGGGAGGCTGGTCATACAGGTGGTCCGGTGTTCCTGCCACCACAACAACCACCATTTCGGTCATACCGGTAGGCACTGCTACCCAAAGGTAGTGTCAGAGTTGGCCATAGCTTTGACACCTTGGCATGCTCGAGAGGAGGTGTAGGCCTGCAAAAGAATGCCGTCGCTTCTGTAAGTGCCCAGGCATGGTAGGAAGTTGACAGAGTGGCTGTCGGTTTGTATGAGGAAAATGAGTTGCGTGCTTTGCAAGAGATGAAATGTCATATAGATTTGTTGCAAGTGAATATCAATTAGATGATATGGTGTGTAGAGGAGAAAAAAGGGATGGGCTTGGGTTTGGGAGTGGGCTGTGGCCCAAGTGAAGCTGAAAGAAGGGTGCAATAGCATCAGGAGGGGTCACTGCGTTGGGTCACTGCGTTGGGTCATTGCGTTGGGTCAGGCTCAGTCAAGTGCGGCTCAGATTGGGAAGAAGAGTTTCGTGGGCCATGAAGGTGAGACATATTTGAAGGGGAAGAAGATAGCTTATGGGTCGGGCCCATGTAAAAGCCCTCGTAGGGTTTGGCAGGAGAAAGGCCAGATATCGACTTTGGGTGTGCTGGAGGTGCTTGATACTACAGTAACGGGTCTGAATTGGGTCGAATCTGACACAGAAAGGGGCGACTCAGGTGGTGGTTTGTCGAAGGTATTACAATCGCTGGAAGTGGAGGTGGGGGAAATCGTTGAAGTGGAAGGCCTAGAACTGTGCATCTCTGAACATGAAGGCTCAGGTGGTGCTCAGGGAGGGCCGCCATCTTGTGGGCTGCCACAGACCTTTTCGGCGAGCCTTGGGACACCTCTAGACCTGTCGATATCCTCGGGCCAGGCATAGTTAAGGTTATGGGGGCCAAATATGGCCCACGGTGAGCCTTTGGAGGGAGCCCGAGAATGCCCTTTAGTTGTTTTGGAGTGTGGGGGTATGTCGGATAAGGGGAGTTAGATAGGGAAGGTCAGTTGATGCTTTATGATCCCTAATTATGATCCTTGTGAATACTCAAAAAGGGGGAGGAGTTAGCAAGAGAGGATCCTACCGCTAAAAGTATGATCCCTcctacttatataaaaaaatggtatgatCTCTCCTACTATTTCCTCTGATTGGGTATTTAAAAGGGTAGAGGAAATGCAGAGTTGTATGGGAATTTTGTGTGAGGGCTATGAGGATCAGTTTAAGGCATTGATTATAGCCATTGAGGCAAGACAACATGGCGCAGGGtcaaaaagagagagggagttgAAGAGGTTGACGtggtccattaattatgatggaAAGGAGGGGAGTGCAAGTCGTGGAAGAAACAAGGGGAGGGCTGGGACAATTGataaatgaagccaaaaattcttagttggaatgttagggggctGCATGAGATTAATAAACACATTCGAATAAGAGCCTTATTAAGGTAATGGAAGTTGGACATCATTTGCTTGCAGGAAACAAAGTTGAAGCTTATCAATAGAAGAATTATTCGGAGTATATGGAGTTGCCAATTTGTAGATTGAGCATACTTACCCTCGAAAGGGGCCTCGGGTGGAGTGTTGGTTATGTGTGataggagggtggtggagaaCATTGATGATTTTGTGGGAGAACCACTCGGTGGggtctttttaaaaatattgatgatgGTTTCTTATGGGCTTTTGCTGGGGTCTATGACcctaatttggatagtgagaggcggttgctttgggatgagcttGCTAACCTATGTTTTTGGTGGGAGGCTCCTTGGTGTATTGGTGGGGATTTAATGTGACAAGATTTTCCAGTTAAAGATCAGGGGAGGGACAACAAAATCAAGCTATGGTGGATTTCTTGGACTTCATTTTTGAGTTAGGTTTGATGGATATACCTCTAATGGGAGGTGAATATACTTGGTCTAATAATCAAACTTGGTCAAGACTGGACAGATTCCTCATTTCTCCCTCGTAGGAGCTACAATATCCAGATTTAAGTCAGAAAAGGCTCTCGAGGATATGCTTTGATCACTTTCCTGTCATGTTAGACTGTGGTGGTATTCAAGGGGGTAGAAGGCcgtttaagtttgagaatatgtggttaccgatcaaaaaaagtttgagaatatgtggttaaaaatGGATGGATTTGTGGACTTGATTAGACAATGGTGGAATTCATATTTATTTGAGGGCAACCTAAGCAATGTATTGGCTGGAAAgttgaaagttttgaagaagGATTTGAAGACATGGAATGAACATGTATTTGGTGATGTAACATTACAAAAGAAGAGTTTATTTCAAGAATTACAAAGCTTGGAGGGTGTAGGGGATGAGAACAACCTAAAAGATCAAGTAGTTTCTGAACTTAAACGTTTGACTCTAATGGAGGAGATCTTGTGGAGGTTTAAGGGCTTTGTGGTTTCGGGAGGGGGATAAATGCATAAAGTTTTTTCACCGAGTTGCTAATGCATATAGGAGGTTTAATTCCATTGAGTCCATGAACATAGATGGTGGTGCATCCTCAGATCAGGTTGTGATAAAGGAGCATGTGGATGGCCATTTCGAACATTTGTTGTTGGAACCTCATGCATGGAGGCCTACCGAGGATGGTCTAGCCTTTGAGGCCATTGATCAAAATAGTTCGgcttggttggagagaccatttgaagaggaagatgtACAACAAGTAATCAggaaaatgaataatgataaagCTCCAGGTCCGGATGGTTTCACTATGGCTTTTTTCCAgacttgttgggaagtggtgagGGTGGATGTAATGCTAGTTTTTCAAGAATTTCTCACTTATAGCAAATTTGAGGAAAgcttaaatgctacttttattgctttAGTCCCTAAAAAGGTTGGTGCAATAGAGGTTTAAGATTACAGGCCGATTAGTCTTGTGGTCAGTGTGTATAAGATGCTTTCAAAAGTTCTTGCTAATAGGATGAGCTTGGTAActccaaggggttggcccaagtagtaaaggccttggtcttggggtatcactcccttcaaggtccaaggttcaacacctcatgggtgcaaacaattcttTGGGGCCACATGCCCTTGTGAAAAGCCAACGATTTAATCAGTttcgtgtagggaaacttctgaGGATGCGGTGCACGAGACCGGGGCTTACTTTGCAAGGgcgggtccgaagggccctgccttggagaggttccccgacatcaAGAGGATGAACTCGGTCATGGCAAAGATCATTTCTAAGTcacaaaatgcctttgtgagtaggggtgattaacggtccacttagaccggtccggtccggtccatattttagaggaccgaaatcattcggtccggtccacggtccacagttttttcggaccggaccgaatgaaaaactaaaaaaaaaaaattttttttatatatattttatatataataattgtacaattaacaatataaatttttaaatatattattaatacttgttaatattctataaattaacaatattttatatatattttcatttaacctatcaatattaacaatataaaattttaaatatactattaacacttgttaatattctatgaattaataaatatataatatcaattagttaattatatagtaattatataaattaataatataattttcatctaatttattatcattgaccatataaaatatttttttattgagtttgttacataatccacattaataagtcacttaatttaatttagtattttaaataaatttttttattaattatttaaaaaaaaaaaaaaagagggcggaccgactggaccggaccggaccgatagctatcggtccggtccggtccctttgggtgttcggtccggtccggtccggaaaaataatggaccgaaaattttcggtccatcgccggaccggaccggaccggcccgtttgcagccctattTGTGAGAGGAAGACAAATTTTGAACTTGGTCCTCATagctaatgaatgcttggatagCAGGATCAAGTCGGGAGTTCCATGTATTATATGCAAATTATATATGAAGAagacatatgatcatgttaattggatttcttgatatatatgttgggtagatgtggttttggggaaagTGGAGGAAATGGATGAGGCATTGTGTGTCAACGGCTCGCTTCTCAGTCTTGGTAAATGGTGATCCCGGGGGTTTCTTTAATAGTTTGAGGGGACTACGTCAAGGTGATCCATTATCACCTCTCTTGTTTGTTCTAGTAATGGAGGCGCTAAATAGAATGGTGTCGGCTGCAGTAGAGGGAGGATTTTTCTCTGGCTTCTCACTGGGACATATCCACGGCTCTACCATTATTTGTCACCTTTTGTTTTCAGATGATGCCTTACTGTTTTGTGAAGCAAATGCAGGGCATATCCAATCTTTGAAGGCcatcttactttgttttgaagcggtatTTGGGTTGAAGATTAATCTTGCTAAGACGGAGATGGTCGCGGTTGGTGATGTAAACAATATTAGAGGGTTGGCTAACATCTTGGGTTGTGTGGTTTCTTCGTTGCCATTGAAGTACCTTGGACTTCCGTTAGGAGGCTTCTTTCAAAGCTAAGACAATTTGGGAGGTGGTGCTGGAAAAATTTGAGCGGAGGCTAACCGGGtggaaaaagttgtatttatctaaagggggGGCAGATCACTCTACTTTATCCAACCTTCTCACATACtacttatctttatttcccATCCCCGCTAGCATTGCAACTAGAATGGAGAAAATTCAATGTGATTTTTTGTGGGGTGgaatatgagatgaatttaaattccaCTTAGTGGGATGGGACAAGGTATGTTCTCCTTTGAGGGATGGTGGCTTGGGGCTTCGAATGTGAGGGATTCCAATAAGGTATGGAAAGGGGTGATCGACACAAAGTATGGTAGTGAatggggggttggtgttctaaagagggTAGGGTGACTTATgaagtggggctatggaagtatatacGGAAATGTTGGTGCTCCTTTGCTAGTACTACTCGGTTGTGTTTGGGGGATGGTAGTAGGATCAGCTTTTGGAAGGATGTGTGGGTGGGAGACACGGCCTTAAAGGGTGTTTATCCCACGATTTTCAGGATTGCAAGGGAGAAGGAAGCTATGGTGGCTGACTTGCGGATAATCAATCAAGGTTCACAGGAGTGGAATATTAGCCTTACTTGGGATGCACATGATTGGAAAGTGACTGTTTTGGTGGAGTTTCTGAACTTGCTGTACAACACTCCTATTGCTGCCACAACTGAAGATTTGCTGGAATGGAGACCCTCTAGGAAAAGGAAGTCTCGGTACGCTCCTTTTATGACTTTATTACTATGCAACAAAGGCACaactttccttggaagaacatatggaggagtaaagcACAAACTGAGGCCGCAttctttgtctggacagcaGCTCTAGGGAAGATTATGACTATAGATAATCTTAGACGATGTGGCCTTATAATCACAGATTGGTGCTGTTtgtgcagaaatagtggtgaaacGGTGGACcatctacttttacattgtgatttttttcgAGATATTTGGAAATACTTTTTGAGCAGAATgggaatagcatggataatgccgggtagggtggttgaactgttagcaagctggagagggatcactGGGATACCGCAGATCGCAAccgtgtggaagatggctcctatatgtattttttggtgtatttggtgTGAAAGAAACGAGAAGCTTTTTGAGAATCATGAGTgctccttggaagagtttaggagtttttttggaagactttgtttttgtgggccattgctttagatttgaATGGTCTTTAGCTtgcatgatttccttgtaactgtttctagttcttaaatatgtgtattcacatgtatacttccagtgtacATGTATTACCATTTTGATATTCACTCGTAAAAAATACTCATCTTGTTCCAGGCATTACCATTTTGTTGTCCCATttcatgtatataaaatatcatttatagcTTTCAGGATACTTATCTCTATCATTTAGGCCTTTGTGCAATTTTGGCCTTTTGGACTGACGTATTTGTAAAAGGGATGATAACATGCACTGATGCTATAATCTATTTGATCACTGTGATTGATTGGCCCTAAATACTGATTTATGTTGATGCAGAAGACAGGTTTTTTGgatatcaaaacaaatattacaGTTAATAATGGAAGATGCAATTGATGACTGGCTCTTGAGGCAGATTCATTGGTTGCGGAGAGATGAAATTATTGCTCAAGGGATTCAATGGATTCAAGATGTAAGAATTCAACCCCACCAATAATAACTGTCATCGTTATGTTGGAATGGGTCTGCcaactaaatattttttgtcagcTTCACCTTGTAGACTTTCAAACTGAAAGTTGGTGCATGAATTTAATGCTCTGGATTGGTTGATAGAACTAGTACTGTAAAAAGCCATATGCATGCTGGTTCTGGACGTTTGAGGTGGTAGAATATCTTTGACAATTTCATACATGTAGAAAACATCAAGTATAGTTCTTTTTTCTTACGTtgatttttaatgattttatgagGAGGCTGAAGAACAGATTTCCCTCGGACATGATcagatattttttcttcttt carries:
- the LOC108981315 gene encoding uncharacterized protein LOC108981315, which translates into the protein MKAMESIQDLIEEAKLRTVWWALCIFAVSYFLSHTSKSMWMNIPIAILFVSALRILFNEVDFRWKDRSVRLRMHLSHLEKKQLSVNDSRLSTTPPPPKWKRKIDSPVVEAAMNDFIDKILKDFVVDLWYSEITPDSEFPQHIHAIVMDALGEISGRVKELNLVDLLTRDIVDLIGNHLDTFRRNQAAIGIEVMETLSSEERDERLKHHLMASKELHPALISPESEYKVLQRLIGGVLAVVLRPREAQSPLIRSIARELVTCLVVQPVMNFACPAYINELIEYLLLAAKDDSLKGGSSYNSTNEATHPHDHPLASGGVQDVDSTSRKHLSSNQGTDTIMAKIGNQIETSLDYCTERPVKYQSADWARMLEAATQRRTEVLTPENLENLWTKGRNYKKKEQKNIKVGSQDPIRKGSGINCAVSSKDLGKEMLANRHEMPMGKEEVGIKQLSHRLSVEDMLSDGNETEEDFSQAPNKEFYFEGGNLLDVLEHTSSLVTDGNKHPLKRSNSTSALVPQPDTEKKSKGGHGGLIISEFYGPNFGQHSGENSGKTASDVVLHREAQEVPKLKCRVMGAYFEKLGSKSFAVYSIAVTDAENKTWFVKRRYRNFERLHRHLKDIPNYTLHLPPKRIFSSSTEDAFVHQRCIQLDKYLQDLLSIANVAEQHEVWDFLSVSSKNYSFGKSSSVMRTLAVNVDDAVDDIVRQFRGVSDGLVRKVVGPSPSNEASSSATIRNLPWNVDEINRHISSHYSVETTNSFSDNDEGHKDENDVLKEVNSVNVSGWHSDNEVNSKSFPPRVIKHSKEPMNSSSEKRHDLMVKSGIRGGGFPVTSLISDHLEDPVGMPPEWTPPNVSVPLLNLVDNIFQLKRRGWLRRQVFWISKQILQLIMEDAIDDWLLRQIHWLRRDEIIAQGIQWIQDILWPEGTFFLRVRNTPSNDDDTEPHQKPFQTTNQFGGSKVSSLVSFEEQLQAARRASDVKKMLFDGAPTALVSLIGQKQYRRCARDIYYFTQSSICVKNLAYEALELLLVSVFPELTNLVRDVHGKMSITRPV